One window from the genome of Luteithermobacter gelatinilyticus encodes:
- a CDS encoding glutathione S-transferase family protein, producing MGLLINGKWVDQWYDTQKTGGRFRREESRFRRQITADGPHPPESGRYHLYVSLACPWAHRTLIFRRLKGLEQHISLSVVHPLMGEEGWSFADGEGVIPDPELNARHLHEIYTAAMPDYTGRVTVPVLWDKQEKTIVNNESAEIIRLFNSAFNTLDGVNELDFYPHPLQADIDALNDMIYPTVNNGVYKAGFATTQDAYEEAVFSLFDTLDQLDRRLADRRYLTGPRLTEADWRLFTTLIRFDAVYVGHFKCNLKRLVDYVHLSAYLRDLYQMPGIAKTVNFDHIKGHYYQSHTTINPTGIVPAGPKLDLDQPHGRNHLEQEM from the coding sequence ATGGGACTGCTGATCAACGGAAAATGGGTCGATCAATGGTATGACACCCAAAAAACCGGCGGCCGATTCAGGCGGGAAGAGAGCCGGTTTCGCCGTCAAATTACCGCCGACGGGCCACATCCGCCGGAAAGCGGGCGGTACCATCTTTATGTCTCCCTGGCCTGCCCCTGGGCGCATCGGACACTGATTTTCCGCCGGCTCAAGGGCTTGGAGCAGCATATCAGCCTGTCTGTGGTGCATCCTCTTATGGGAGAAGAAGGCTGGTCTTTTGCGGATGGCGAGGGGGTGATCCCTGACCCGGAGCTGAACGCCCGCCACCTACATGAAATTTATACCGCCGCCATGCCCGACTATACCGGCCGGGTCACGGTGCCGGTGCTGTGGGACAAGCAGGAAAAAACCATCGTCAATAATGAATCGGCGGAGATTATCCGCCTGTTCAATTCGGCCTTTAACACCCTGGACGGCGTCAATGAGCTGGATTTTTATCCGCACCCCTTGCAGGCTGACATCGACGCCCTGAATGACATGATCTACCCCACTGTCAACAATGGCGTGTACAAGGCAGGCTTTGCCACCACCCAAGACGCCTATGAAGAAGCCGTGTTCTCGCTGTTTGACACTCTGGACCAGCTGGACCGGCGGCTCGCCGATCGCCGCTACCTTACCGGACCACGGCTTACCGAGGCGGACTGGCGGCTATTCACCACCCTGATCCGTTTTGATGCGGTCTATGTGGGGCATTTCAAATGCAATCTTAAACGGCTTGTAGACTACGTCCATCTCAGCGCTTATCTGCGAGATCTGTACCAGATGCCCGGCATTGCCAAAACCGTGAATTTCGACCATATCAAAGGCCATTATTACCAGAGTCACACCACCATCAACCCCACCGGCATCGTGCCGGCGGGCCCGAAACTGGATCTGGACCAGCCCCATGGCCGAAATCATCTTGAGCAGGAGATGTAA
- the wrbA gene encoding NAD(P)H:quinone oxidoreductase, with amino-acid sequence MTKILVLYYSSYGHIETLARAAAEGAREVEGVQVTLKRVPELMPEEVARNAGVKLDQDAPLAEPQELAEYDGIIFGTPTRFGNMASQMRNFLDQTGGLWAKGQLIGKVGSVFTSTGTGGGQETTITSFWHTLAHHGMVIVGLPYSAPGLTDLSEMRGGSPYGASTLAGADGSREPTATELDLVRHQARHVAGLAQKLAA; translated from the coding sequence ATGACAAAGATTTTGGTGCTATATTATTCGTCTTACGGTCATATTGAAACCCTCGCCCGGGCCGCGGCCGAAGGCGCGCGAGAAGTTGAAGGTGTCCAGGTAACCCTGAAGCGGGTACCTGAACTGATGCCGGAAGAGGTCGCCCGTAATGCCGGTGTCAAGCTGGATCAGGATGCGCCGCTGGCGGAGCCTCAGGAGCTTGCGGAATATGACGGCATTATTTTCGGCACCCCTACCCGTTTTGGCAACATGGCCAGCCAGATGCGCAATTTTCTGGACCAAACCGGCGGCCTGTGGGCCAAAGGACAACTGATCGGCAAGGTGGGCAGCGTCTTTACCTCCACCGGCACCGGCGGCGGGCAGGAAACCACCATTACCTCCTTCTGGCACACCCTGGCCCATCATGGCATGGTGATTGTGGGCCTGCCCTACAGCGCCCCGGGGTTGACCGATTTGAGTGAAATGCGCGGCGGCTCTCCCTATGGGGCCTCCACCCTGGCCGGCGCCGACGGCAGCCGCGAGCCGACGGCAACGGAACTCGATCTCGTGCGTCATCAGGCCCGGCATGTAGCCGGCCTCGCTCAAAAACTTGCCGCATAG
- a CDS encoding DUF899 domain-containing protein — translation MPPPKVVSHEEWVKARKDFLVKEKEFTRLRDELSRERRALPWEKVDKTYLFDGPDGRESLADLFAGRSQLIVYHFMYGPGWEEGCKSCSFLADHFNPAIIHLNQRDVSMVAVSRAPLAKLQSFQKRMGWTFRWLSSLENDFNQDYHVSFSADEMQQGEVYYNYKMTNFSSSEAPGVSVFYRDKNGAVFHTYSCYERGLDMLITAYHYLDLVPKGRDEDHFSYTMEWLRLHDSYDD, via the coding sequence ATGCCCCCTCCCAAAGTCGTTTCGCATGAGGAGTGGGTGAAAGCCCGGAAGGACTTTCTCGTTAAGGAAAAAGAGTTCACGCGCCTTCGCGACGAACTCAGCCGGGAACGACGGGCGTTGCCTTGGGAAAAAGTGGACAAGACATATCTGTTCGACGGGCCGGACGGGCGGGAAAGCCTCGCCGACCTGTTTGCGGGCCGGAGCCAGTTGATCGTCTATCATTTCATGTATGGGCCCGGCTGGGAGGAAGGCTGCAAGAGCTGTTCCTTCCTGGCGGATCATTTCAATCCGGCCATCATTCACCTCAACCAGCGGGATGTGAGCATGGTCGCCGTCTCCCGGGCACCCCTGGCGAAATTGCAGTCTTTCCAAAAGCGCATGGGATGGACGTTCAGATGGCTCTCGTCTTTGGAGAATGATTTCAACCAGGATTATCATGTATCCTTTTCGGCAGACGAGATGCAGCAGGGAGAAGTCTATTATAATTACAAAATGACAAACTTCTCCAGTTCCGAAGCGCCGGGCGTCAGTGTTTTTTATAGGGACAAAAACGGCGCTGTGTTTCATACCTATTCCTGTTATGAGCGCGGCCTGGATATGCTGATCACCGCCTATCATTATCTTGATCTGGTGCCAAAAGGGCGGGATGAAGATCATTTTTCTTATACAATGGAATGGCTACGTCTTCATGACAGCTATGACGACTAG
- a CDS encoding LysR family transcriptional regulator, with amino-acid sequence MNELENIRTFVTVLESGSVTEAANRIGITKSVVSRRLKTLEAELGARLLTRTPHGITPTPAGLDYYEKVKNILSQLADANSSLRATEQTLTGVIRLAAPKSFGRLFIHPAVIDIMTQHPGLILEVSFSDRLVDIAREGFDLGLRIGILQDSSLIARKLASIRHVMVASPDYLKAHGAPLTPHDLKDHDCILYSNARDAHHWTFLRNGQKVTVPVRGRLKTNSGDLEAQAAEAGLGILRIPYFFVKHQLEQGRLVEILQDWPTETMGLYAVYPETRLLSTRVRHLIDILAAYFAREDIRANL; translated from the coding sequence ATGAATGAACTGGAAAATATCCGTACCTTTGTGACCGTTCTAGAAAGCGGCAGCGTCACCGAGGCCGCCAACCGGATCGGCATCACTAAATCCGTGGTCAGCCGCCGCCTGAAAACCCTGGAAGCGGAACTGGGCGCCCGGTTGCTGACCCGTACCCCCCACGGCATCACCCCCACCCCGGCCGGTCTTGATTATTATGAGAAGGTCAAGAATATCCTCTCCCAACTGGCCGACGCCAATTCCAGTTTGCGCGCCACAGAGCAGACCCTGACGGGAGTGATCCGTCTAGCGGCCCCCAAATCCTTTGGCCGGCTGTTTATTCACCCAGCGGTGATCGACATCATGACACAACATCCGGGCCTGATTTTGGAGGTCAGTTTTTCCGACCGTCTCGTGGATATCGCGCGGGAAGGGTTTGATCTGGGTCTGCGGATCGGCATCCTACAGGATTCTTCGCTGATTGCCCGCAAACTGGCCAGCATTCGCCATGTGATGGTGGCCAGTCCGGACTATCTCAAGGCCCACGGCGCGCCGCTGACCCCGCACGATCTCAAGGATCACGACTGTATTCTCTACAGCAATGCCCGCGACGCCCATCACTGGACCTTCCTGCGGAACGGCCAAAAAGTAACCGTTCCGGTTCGCGGGCGCCTAAAAACCAATAGCGGGGATCTCGAAGCCCAGGCCGCCGAGGCAGGACTGGGAATCCTGCGCATCCCGTATTTTTTTGTCAAACATCAGCTTGAGCAGGGCCGGCTTGTGGAAATTCTGCAGGATTGGCCGACCGAAACCATGGGGCTTTATGCCGTCTATCCTGAAACCCGACTGCTCAGCACCAGAGTGCGCCATCTGATTGATATTCTGGCCGCCTATTTCGCCCGCGAGGACATTCGGGCCAATCTTTAA
- a CDS encoding lysine--tRNA ligase, with product MTASPEQIEIALESKAWPFQEAQKLVERLKKFGNPKGYVLFETGYGPSGLPHIGTFGEVLRTTMVRHAFEFISDVPTRLIAFSDDMDGFRKVPGNLPNQDMLQQHLGLPLTQVPDPFGTHESFAHHNNDRLCKFLDSFGFDYEFKSATEAYKSGEMDVTLLCMLEHYDKIMRVILPTLGEERQKTYSPFLPICPRTGRVLQVPILERDLAAGTVTYRDEETGKLVEVPVTGGHCKAQWKADWAMRWVALGVDYEMAGKDLIESVKLSSAIARILGAQPPEGFNYELFLDENGQKISKSKGNGLSMEDWLRYGTPESLALYMFQSPRKAKKLYFDVIPKAVDDYLTSLAAFPEQEGKEKYGNPVWHIHSGTPPREELPVSFSLLLNLVSASNAHDKETLWGYISAYAPDIRAEDHPLLDKLVEYALVYYEDFVKPTKKYRAPTATEIAALEDLIRELEALPEDAAAGEFQTAVFSVGKAHHYENLRDWFRALYEILLGQQQGPRMGSFIALYGRDKTIDLIRKAIENPRV from the coding sequence ATGACCGCGTCCCCCGAACAGATTGAGATCGCCCTTGAGAGCAAAGCCTGGCCCTTTCAGGAAGCCCAGAAGCTTGTTGAGCGTCTCAAGAAATTCGGAAATCCCAAGGGGTATGTGCTGTTTGAAACGGGCTATGGCCCCTCCGGACTGCCGCATATTGGTACTTTTGGCGAAGTGCTGCGGACCACCATGGTGCGTCATGCCTTTGAATTTATCTCCGATGTACCGACCCGGCTGATCGCCTTTTCCGATGATATGGATGGTTTCCGCAAGGTGCCCGGAAATTTGCCGAACCAGGACATGTTGCAGCAGCATCTAGGGCTGCCGCTTACCCAGGTGCCCGATCCGTTCGGGACTCATGAGAGTTTCGCCCATCATAATAATGACCGGCTGTGCAAGTTTCTTGACAGTTTCGGGTTTGACTATGAATTCAAAAGCGCCACAGAGGCCTATAAAAGCGGGGAGATGGATGTAACGCTGCTCTGCATGCTGGAACATTACGACAAGATCATGAGAGTGATCCTGCCGACCCTGGGCGAGGAGCGGCAAAAAACCTATAGCCCTTTCCTGCCCATCTGTCCCCGCACCGGCCGGGTGCTGCAGGTGCCGATCCTGGAGCGGGATCTGGCGGCTGGCACCGTGACCTACCGGGACGAGGAAACCGGCAAATTGGTGGAGGTCCCGGTCACGGGTGGTCACTGCAAGGCCCAGTGGAAAGCGGATTGGGCCATGCGCTGGGTAGCGCTGGGGGTGGATTATGAGATGGCCGGCAAGGATTTGATTGAAAGCGTGAAATTGTCCAGCGCCATTGCCCGCATCCTGGGGGCGCAGCCCCCCGAAGGTTTCAACTATGAATTGTTTCTGGATGAAAACGGTCAGAAAATTTCCAAGTCCAAGGGCAATGGCCTGAGCATGGAAGACTGGTTGCGGTACGGCACCCCGGAAAGTCTTGCGCTTTATATGTTCCAGTCGCCCCGCAAGGCCAAGAAGCTGTATTTCGATGTGATCCCCAAGGCGGTGGATGATTATCTGACGTCCTTGGCGGCGTTTCCGGAGCAGGAGGGCAAGGAAAAATACGGCAACCCGGTCTGGCATATCCATAGCGGCACTCCGCCCCGGGAAGAGCTGCCGGTCAGCTTCTCCCTGTTGCTCAACCTGGTCAGCGCCAGCAACGCCCATGACAAGGAAACATTATGGGGGTATATTTCCGCCTATGCGCCAGACATCCGGGCGGAGGATCATCCGCTCTTGGACAAGTTGGTGGAATATGCCCTCGTTTATTATGAGGACTTTGTCAAACCGACCAAAAAATACCGTGCCCCTACGGCCACGGAAATCGCGGCCCTGGAAGATCTAATCCGGGAACTGGAGGCCCTGCCGGAAGATGCGGCGGCCGGGGAATTCCAGACGGCGGTCTTTAGCGTCGGCAAGGCGCACCACTACGAAAATCTGCGCGACTGGTTCAGGGCCCTGTATGAAATTCTTCTGGGCCAGCAGCAAGGGCCGCGTATGGGATCGTTTATCGCACTGTATGGCCGGGACAAAACCATCGATCTGATCCGTAAAGCTATAGAAAATCCTAGGGTCTAG
- a CDS encoding sugar transferase: protein MLGLTYKRFWKRILDIVGASVLLVILSPVLLLTALAVRLKLGSPVFFRQERLGLNGQVFEIYKFRSMTNERDENGVLLDDRERLTPFGKLLRDWSLDELPQLLNVLKGDMGLIGPRPFIAEYASRYTSEQMRRHEVRPGITGWAQVTGRNAISWNQKFILDVWYVDHCSFLLDLKILLMTIPVVIKRSGVSADNHVTMPKWTGNSESTEKALSE from the coding sequence ATGTTGGGTTTGACATATAAACGGTTCTGGAAAAGAATTCTTGATATTGTGGGAGCATCTGTTCTTCTGGTTATCTTGTCCCCGGTATTGTTGCTGACGGCGCTGGCGGTTCGTTTGAAGCTGGGCAGCCCGGTTTTTTTCAGGCAGGAGCGGCTCGGGCTTAATGGTCAGGTTTTTGAAATTTACAAATTCAGAAGCATGACCAATGAGCGCGATGAAAACGGTGTTCTGCTGGACGATCGGGAGCGGCTGACCCCGTTTGGGAAACTTCTGCGCGACTGGAGTCTGGATGAACTTCCCCAATTGCTGAATGTGCTCAAAGGCGACATGGGGCTGATTGGCCCACGGCCGTTTATTGCTGAATATGCCTCACGTTATACCTCCGAACAAATGCGTCGCCACGAGGTTCGCCCCGGGATTACCGGCTGGGCGCAGGTCACCGGCCGCAATGCCATCAGCTGGAATCAGAAATTTATCCTGGATGTGTGGTATGTGGATCACTGTTCTTTCCTGCTGGATCTGAAGATTTTGCTGATGACCATTCCGGTAGTGATCAAAAGATCCGGCGTGTCTGCTGATAATCATGTAACCATGCCGAAATGGACTGGCAACAGCGAAAGCACCGAAAAGGCATTGTCGGAATAA
- a CDS encoding methyl-accepting chemotaxis protein has protein sequence MFNLSLKNKEIPAPEKRGKAEDLHTSGGNSHQAWIDSMLVNMMICDRESLEILYCNNKCFETSGRLKHVLPVTGKGLLGQSLDLLFGEGGAPREKLADARQFPLRQTVALGEEFLDVLITPVTSAGRDLHQLLITWHIITEQKKTDARAAGLLAMIENMPVNVLICDPGTSIINYANLSSQKEMRALAQYLPFGADALVGKDISRLETNPESFRTQMSDPARLPAIRLIKLGETTLKLSLSAINDTNGRYIGNMVIWEDVSEQIHLAERVRQMASIVAGASSEMENTAQHMSQTAQTATSQSSAAADSIQNATKNVRMVSQAAEELSQSIEEISRQVKESSRISNNAVEEAERTNSTVQSLSRASSRIGDVVKLIHDIAGQTNLLALNATIEAARAGEAGKGFAVVASEVKNLANQTAAATEEITSQISEMQASTDQAVHAIATIRKTIDGLFDIATAISASVEQQGSATREIAENISSAASDTEKVASNITGVRDSSNKVGQGVSDVLDAAAALVMESRSMEQEIDEFIEKVIRT, from the coding sequence ATGTTTAACTTATCATTGAAAAACAAAGAGATACCCGCGCCTGAAAAACGGGGGAAGGCGGAAGATCTGCACACTTCGGGGGGAAACAGTCATCAGGCCTGGATTGATTCCATGTTGGTCAATATGATGATCTGCGACCGCGAAAGCCTGGAAATCCTTTATTGCAACAACAAATGTTTTGAAACCTCCGGACGTCTGAAACATGTCCTTCCAGTGACCGGCAAGGGGTTGCTGGGCCAATCGCTGGATCTTCTGTTTGGCGAAGGGGGCGCCCCGCGTGAAAAACTTGCCGATGCGCGCCAGTTCCCCTTGCGCCAAACCGTAGCGCTCGGGGAGGAATTCCTGGATGTTCTCATCACCCCTGTCACGTCTGCGGGCAGAGACCTGCACCAACTCCTGATCACTTGGCATATCATTACGGAACAGAAAAAAACCGACGCCCGGGCCGCCGGCCTTCTGGCCATGATTGAAAATATGCCGGTGAATGTGCTGATCTGTGACCCCGGCACCAGCATTATCAATTATGCCAATCTGTCTTCCCAAAAAGAGATGCGCGCACTGGCCCAGTATTTGCCGTTCGGGGCCGATGCACTGGTGGGGAAGGACATCAGCCGACTCGAAACCAACCCGGAATCCTTCCGGACCCAGATGAGCGATCCGGCCCGCCTGCCGGCCATCCGGCTGATCAAGCTGGGCGAGACAACTCTCAAACTGTCCTTGTCCGCCATCAATGACACCAATGGCCGCTATATCGGCAATATGGTGATCTGGGAAGACGTATCCGAACAGATCCATCTCGCTGAAAGAGTCCGTCAAATGGCCTCCATCGTGGCCGGCGCATCATCGGAAATGGAAAATACGGCGCAACATATGTCCCAGACGGCACAAACCGCCACCAGCCAGTCTTCAGCGGCGGCAGACAGCATTCAAAACGCCACAAAGAATGTACGTATGGTAAGCCAGGCCGCAGAGGAATTATCACAATCCATTGAGGAAATCAGCCGCCAGGTCAAGGAATCCTCCCGCATTTCCAACAATGCCGTCGAAGAAGCGGAACGCACCAATTCCACCGTGCAAAGCCTGTCCCGGGCTTCTTCCCGGATCGGGGACGTGGTTAAGCTGATTCATGACATTGCCGGACAGACCAATCTGCTGGCGCTGAACGCCACCATCGAAGCCGCGCGCGCCGGAGAGGCCGGCAAAGGGTTTGCCGTCGTGGCTTCTGAAGTGAAAAACCTCGCCAATCAGACCGCCGCTGCTACCGAAGAGATCACCAGCCAGATTTCCGAAATGCAAGCTTCCACGGATCAGGCCGTTCACGCCATTGCCACAATCCGCAAAACCATTGACGGTTTGTTTGACATTGCCACCGCTATCTCCGCCTCTGTGGAGCAGCAGGGATCGGCCACCCGGGAAATCGCAGAAAATATCTCCAGCGCCGCCAGCGACACGGAGAAAGTCGCCTCCAACATCACCGGCGTGCGGGATTCGTCCAACAAAGTAGGCCAAGGGGTTTCAGACGTTCTGGATGCTGCCGCAGCGTTGGTTATGGAAAGCCGGTCCATGGAACAGGAAATTGATGAATTCATCGAAAAGGTTATTCGCACCTGA
- the metK gene encoding methionine adenosyltransferase, producing the protein MSRKNYLFTSESVSEGHPDKVADYISDSILDRYLAEAPESRVALETLVTTNRVVLAGEVRGPETITPEVLEEVARKAVRQIGYDQNGFHWENLEVDCYVHEQSADIAQGVDAAENKEEGAGDQGIMFGYATNETPVYMPAPIYYAHLILRSLAEARHNGTAPELQPDAKSQVTLKFENGVPVGAQSIVVSTQHRPDVSQERVHEIVRAHIEKTLPAGWMCPEEELYINPTGKFVIGGPDGDAGLTGRKIIVDTYGGAAPHGGGAFSGKDPTKVDRSAAYAARYLAKNVVAAGLAERCTIQLSYAIGISKPLSLYVDLHDTGRVDPERLEKILGEVMDLRPSGIREHLGLNRPIYARTAAYGHFGREPEADGGFSWEKTDLVEVLKKQF; encoded by the coding sequence TTGTCCCGCAAAAACTATTTATTTACCAGTGAGTCTGTTTCCGAAGGGCACCCCGACAAGGTGGCGGACTATATTTCTGATTCCATTCTCGATCGTTATCTGGCCGAAGCGCCGGAATCACGGGTGGCGCTGGAAACTTTGGTGACCACTAATCGGGTGGTGCTGGCGGGGGAAGTCCGAGGACCGGAAACCATCACCCCTGAAGTTCTGGAGGAGGTCGCCCGTAAGGCGGTGCGCCAAATCGGCTATGACCAGAACGGTTTCCATTGGGAGAATCTGGAGGTTGACTGTTATGTTCATGAACAGTCCGCCGATATCGCCCAGGGTGTGGATGCAGCCGAAAATAAGGAAGAAGGGGCCGGCGATCAGGGCATCATGTTCGGATATGCCACCAATGAAACACCGGTCTATATGCCGGCGCCGATCTATTATGCCCACCTTATTCTGCGTTCCCTGGCCGAAGCCCGGCATAACGGCACGGCGCCGGAACTGCAGCCGGACGCCAAAAGCCAGGTAACCCTGAAATTTGAAAATGGTGTTCCGGTAGGAGCCCAATCCATTGTAGTCTCGACCCAGCATCGTCCGGATGTGTCGCAGGAACGGGTGCATGAGATTGTGCGGGCGCATATCGAAAAAACCCTGCCGGCAGGCTGGATGTGCCCGGAAGAGGAGCTGTATATCAACCCCACGGGGAAATTTGTGATTGGCGGTCCGGATGGTGATGCGGGTCTGACCGGCCGTAAAATCATCGTGGATACCTATGGGGGTGCCGCGCCGCATGGGGGCGGGGCATTCTCCGGCAAGGATCCGACCAAGGTGGACCGCTCGGCGGCCTATGCCGCGCGCTATCTGGCCAAAAATGTGGTGGCGGCGGGGCTGGCCGAACGCTGCACTATCCAGCTGTCTTATGCCATCGGCATTTCCAAGCCCCTGTCATTGTATGTGGACCTGCATGACACCGGTCGCGTGGATCCGGAGCGCCTGGAAAAGATTCTGGGCGAGGTCATGGATCTCAGGCCCAGCGGCATCCGCGAACATCTGGGGTTGAACAGACCGATTTACGCCCGGACGGCCGCCTATGGGCATTTTGGCCGCGAACCGGAGGCCGACGGTGGTTTTTCCTGGGAAAAAACCGACCTGGTCGAGGTGCTGAAAAAACAATTCTGA
- the trmB gene encoding tRNA (guanine(46)-N(7))-methyltransferase TrmB encodes MTQFTLAMDKKAHGPYMGAMRDLEHIKSSRIYGRRQGKPLKPSSQRRLEEWLPRLQLSKPESGASLDPAEYFDRPYDGYTLEIGFGKGEHLAWQATHCPDWGHIGCEPFLNGVSGLVDKVVQERLENVRIFMDDARLLMGGLRDQCLDRAYILFPDPWPKKRHHKRRVINPGNIRELARLLKCGAELRIATDHRDYCRWILSHMLQSEAFDWLAEGPADWHRRPDDWPPTRYEQKALEQGRRSTYLRFIRKPHRQ; translated from the coding sequence GTGACTCAATTCACTCTGGCTATGGACAAAAAGGCGCATGGTCCTTATATGGGGGCCATGCGTGATCTGGAACATATCAAAAGCAGCCGGATTTATGGGCGGAGGCAGGGCAAACCCCTGAAACCTTCCAGCCAGCGGCGCCTGGAAGAATGGTTGCCCAGGCTGCAACTTTCAAAACCGGAAAGCGGGGCTTCTCTGGACCCCGCGGAATATTTTGACCGGCCATATGACGGCTATACCCTGGAAATCGGTTTCGGTAAGGGGGAGCATCTGGCCTGGCAGGCGACTCATTGTCCCGACTGGGGGCATATTGGCTGCGAACCTTTTCTGAATGGTGTATCGGGTCTGGTAGATAAGGTGGTGCAGGAGCGGCTCGAAAATGTGCGTATTTTCATGGATGATGCCCGCCTGCTGATGGGCGGCCTCAGGGACCAGTGCCTGGACCGGGCATATATCCTGTTCCCCGATCCGTGGCCGAAAAAACGTCATCACAAACGCCGGGTGATTAACCCCGGTAACATCCGGGAACTGGCCCGATTGCTGAAATGCGGAGCGGAGTTGCGCATCGCGACAGATCACCGGGATTATTGCCGCTGGATTTTGTCGCATATGTTGCAGAGCGAGGCGTTCGACTGGTTAGCCGAAGGTCCGGCGGACTGGCACCGGCGGCCTGATGACTGGCCACCCACCCGTTATGAACAAAAAGCTTTGGAGCAGGGTCGACGCAGCACCTATCTCAGATTTATCCGCAAACCCCACCGGCAATAA
- the rimP gene encoding ribosome maturation factor RimP has translation MTDKITEIISPVCTAMGYELVRIQMQSGPRGVPVLQIMAERPDGTMRVEDCEALSREISVLLDVEDPIAGEYTLEVSSPGIDRPLTRPKDFVTYAGHLVKFQLSVPVDGHRRFKAMLRGMTESLVQVDIDGEPLEFDFDNIQKAKLVMTDELLKQALAKD, from the coding sequence GTGACAGATAAAATTACCGAAATCATCAGCCCGGTTTGCACGGCGATGGGATATGAGCTGGTACGCATCCAGATGCAAAGCGGGCCGCGGGGTGTGCCGGTTTTGCAGATTATGGCGGAGCGTCCCGATGGCACCATGCGGGTTGAGGATTGCGAAGCGCTCAGCCGGGAAATTTCCGTGCTTCTGGATGTGGAAGATCCGATTGCGGGAGAGTATACTCTGGAGGTAAGTTCCCCCGGCATTGATCGGCCGCTGACCCGGCCGAAGGATTTTGTCACCTATGCCGGCCATCTGGTTAAATTTCAGTTGTCCGTGCCGGTTGACGGCCACCGGCGGTTCAAGGCGATGTTGCGGGGGATGACGGAAAGCCTTGTCCAGGTGGACATTGATGGTGAGCCGCTGGAGTTTGACTTTGATAATATTCAGAAAGCCAAGCTCGTCATGACGGACGAATTGTTGAAACAAGCGCTGGCTAAAGACTGA